In one Sesamum indicum cultivar Zhongzhi No. 13 linkage group LG12, S_indicum_v1.0, whole genome shotgun sequence genomic region, the following are encoded:
- the LOC105175732 gene encoding pyruvate dehydrogenase E1 component subunit beta-3, chloroplastic: MASAFMQGVGATTALSSANYKNSCFASPRSLPERKGSFFVIRSDGSLSSGLNPRNSRRGTLSTNAVATKQDNVTASTASKPGHELLLFEALREGLEEEMDRDPRVCVMGEDVGHYGGSYKVTKGLATKFGDLRVLDTPIAENSFTGMAIGAAMTGLRPIVEGMNMGFLLLAFNQISNNCGMLHYTSGGQFKIPVVIRGPGGVGRQLGAEHSQRLESYFQSIPGIQMVACSTPYNAKGLMKAAIRSENPVILFEHVLLYNLKERIPDEEYVLNLEEAEMVRPGEHVTILTYSRMRYHVMQAAKTLVNKGYDPEVIDIRSLKPFDLYTIGNSVKKTHRVLIVEECMRTGGIGASLTASINENFHDYLDAPIVCLSSQDVPTPYAGVLEEWTVVQPAQIVAAVEQLCQ, encoded by the exons ATGGCGTCTGCGTTTATGCAAGGAGTTGGAGCCACGACGGCTCTCTCGTCGGCTAATTACAAGAATTCTTGCTTCGCTTCTCCCAGATCGCTCCCAG AGAGGAAAGGAAGCTTCTTTGTTATTCGTTCTGATGGAAGTTTGAGCTCTGGCTTGAACCCTCGCAATAGTAGGAGAGGAACATTGTCTACTAATGCAGTTGCA ACGAAGCAAGACAATGTAACAGCTTCTACTGCATCCAAGCCCGG GCATGAGCTTTTGCTATTTGAAGCTCTCCGTGAAGGTTTGGAGGAAGAGATGGACAGAGATCCACGTGTCTGTGTAATGGGCGAAGATGTGGGCCATTATGGAGGTTCATACAAAGTGACCAAGGGCTTGGCCACCAAGTTCGGTGATCTCAGGGTTCTTGACACACCCATTGCTGAAAACTCCTTCACTGGCATGGCCATAGGAGCTGCCATGACCGGCCTGCGTCCCATAGTTGAGGGAATGAACATGGGTTTTCTCCTTCTGGCTTTTAATCAGATCTCGAACAACTGTGGCATGCTTCACTACACATCTGGTGGGCAGTTTAAGATACCAGTAGTCATCCGTGGACCTGGTGGAGTTGGTCGACAACTTGGAGCGGAGCACTCACAACGCCTTGAGTCGTACTTCCAGTCGATTCCTGGGATTCAAATGGTAGCTTGCTCGACCCCTTACAATGCCAAGGGGTTGATGAAGGCTGCTATAAGGAGTGAGAATCCCGTGATTCTCTTTGAGCATGTTTTACTCTACAATCTAAAAGAGAGGATTCCAGATGAAGAGTATGTATTGAATCTTGAGGAAGCTGAGATGGTCAGACCGGGTGAGCATGTTACCATTCTGACGTACTCCAGAATGAGGTATCACGTCATGCAGGCTGCAAAGACTCTGGTCAACAAAGGATACGACCCAGAAGTCATCGATATCAGATCGCTGAAGCCATTTGATCTTTACACAATTGGGAATTCAGTGAAAAAGACTCATCGTGTGCTCATTGTGGAGGAATGCATGAGAACTGGAGGTATTGGCGCCAGCTTGACGGCATccattaatgaaaatttccaTGATTATTTGGATGCCCCGATTGTGTGCTTGTCGTCACAGGACGTACCAACTCCATATGCGGGAGTTCTGGAAGAATGGACAGTGGTTCAACCTGCACAGATTGTGGCTGCAGTGGAGCAGCTTTGCCAGTAG